A single Anopheles arabiensis isolate DONGOLA chromosome 2, AaraD3, whole genome shotgun sequence DNA region contains:
- the LOC120895661 gene encoding uncharacterized protein LOC120895661: MANLLWSIIWLIVLIVVGFWVAFFCAGWYVLIYPLTVCVPDISVVSDFLLMGAQFAHYCAKCMMEGKSLF, encoded by the exons ATGGCAAATTTGCTGTGGTCCATCATTTGGCTGATCGTGCTAATCGTGGTCGGCTTCTGGGTTGCGTTCTTCTGTGCGGGTTGGTATGTTCTCATCTACCCGCTAACGGTGTGCGTGCCGGATATATCG GTCGTGTCCGATTTCCTTCTGATGGGAGCACAGTTCGCGCATTACTGTGCCAAGTGTATGATGGAGGGAAAATCTCTGTTCTAA
- the LOC120894546 gene encoding uncharacterized protein LOC120894546 codes for MDQNGKLSFAEFNQKLLKYISNSVHCDAQEKDIISRFKKLVEQRDACLAQLHKKKELELVYSEDIKGLQQQHAKAVEVLEGIEKKCNLLALEQLSIDGAQLPLKESTEQNKPQGSTDPSHQMNEMLLNRFLRKYCNLYVQFNACGSGIRVLSLADNQYYEFCLNDTTNVAELREHIWSNLAASSGHLNSWESLL; via the exons ATGGACCAAAACGGAAAGTTATCGTTTGCAGAATTTAACCAAAAACttctaaaatatatttcaaacaGTGTTCATTGCGATGCGCAAGAGAAAGACATTATTTCGCGCTTTAAAAAACTGGTCGAACAGAGAG ATGCCTGCCTTGCACAACTGCATAAGAAGAAAGAACTGGAACTGGTGTACTCGGAGGATATTAAAGgtttgcaacagcagcacgcgAAAGCAGTcgaagtgttggaaggtataGAAAAGAAATGCAACCTTCTTGCGCTAGAGCAGCTGTCGATTGATGGCGCACAGCTGCCGCTGAAAGAATCGACAGAACAGAATAAACCGCAAGGATCGACTGATCCATCACaccaaatgaatgaaat GTTGCTTAACCGATTTTTGCGTAAATATTGCAATTTATACGTGCAGTTCAACGCTTGCGGCAGTGGAATTCGTGTCCTATCGTTAGCCGACAATCAATATTACGAGTTTTGTTTGAACGACACCACAAATGTTGCAGAATTGAGAGAACACATCTGGTCCAACTTAGCTGCCTCTAGTGGGCATTTGAATTCGTGGGAGAGTCTATTGTAG